The genomic window TGACCTCCGGAGGCGGAGGAGGAGCCTCGACGACCGGCTCCGGATCGGGAGGCGGCGGCGGGGCCTCCTCCGGCTCGGGCGCGGCCTGCTGCGCGTCGGCGGCCGGCGGCCCCTCCGAGGCGTTGTCGACCTCCGACTTCGCCACGATGGGCTCGGGCGACATGTCGATCATCACCGCCGCCGGCAGCTCCACGGGCGCGGGCGGCGGCTCCGTCTCTTGCGTCAGGGCGAGGTAGAGGCCCAAATGCAGACCCAGCGTCAGCAGCCCCGCCGCCGCCCAGCCCAGGATCTGCGCCGCCGAAGACGCTTCGCGGCTTTCCACGTGCGCGCGGTGCCGTTCGGTGGCCCGCACGAAGGCTTCGGGCGGCGGGTGGATCATGGCTGGGCTCCGCCCGAAACGTCTTCCAGGCCAACCAGGCCGACCTTGAGGTAGCCAGCACCCCGCAGAAGGTTCATCACCCCCATCAGTTCGCCGTAGGGTACGCCCTTGTCGGCGCGCAGGAAGATCCGCTCGTCCTTGTTGCCCTTGGTGGCCGCGTCGAGGGCGGCGCCCAAGGCCGGCCGAGCCACGATATCCTCGCCCAGGGCGATGCCGAGATCGGCCTTCACGCTGACGAAGACCGGCTTGTCCGGGCGCGGCTGCTGCGGCGCCGAGGAGACCGGTAGTTCGACCGGCACGTCGACGGTCGAAAGAGGCGCGGCCACCATGAAGATGATGAGCAGCACCAGGATCACGTCGATGAACGGCGTGATGTTGATGTCGGCGGTTTCGGCTAGGTCGCCGTCGTCGCCGGATCCGAGATTGACGGCCATGGCCTCACTCCGCCGCGACACGGATGGACCCCTTCGGGCCGTAGGTGCCGAACTCGCGCCGGTCGAGGTCGCGTGAGAGGTGGCGCATGATCAAGGCGACGGCGTCGCCGGTCATGGCGCGGTAGCCGGTGATGGAGCGCGTGAGCGCGTTGTAGATGACGACGGCGGGGATTGCCGCCACGAGGCCGATGCCGGTGGCGAGTAGCGCCTCGGCGATGCCGGGGGCGACCACGGCGAGGTTGGTGGTGTTCGAGTTGGCGATGCCGATGAAACTGCCCATGATGCCCCAGACGGTGCCGAACAGGCCGACGAACGGGCCGATCGAGCCGATGGTGGCGAGGATGCCGGTGCCCGAGGCCATACGCTTGCCGACCAGCGCCTCGACCCGGTTCAGCGCGATGGCCGCCCGCTCCTTGACGCCCTCGCTCGGCAATCCCCGGGAGAGGCCGAGTTCCTCCTCGGCCTCGACCAGCAGGAGGGCGCCGACGCCGCGGCGCACCCGCTGCCCCGCCTCCGCCAGGCTGCCCGCCGAGCGGATCTCCTTGAGGTTCGTCCGCATCCGGCGCTTGGCCAGCCCTAAGCTGAACATTTTCACCAGCAGGATGGTCCAGGTCACGACGGAAGCGGCGGCCAGGGTCACCATCACGGCCTTCACGACCGGGTCGGCGTTCAGGAACATGCCCATCGGGGACAGGTCGTGGGCGGCCTTCTCCGGCTTCGCGGCGGGGATCTGCGCGGGTGTCGCCGCGGAAGCGGCGGTCGCGGCAGGCGACGATGCCTCGGTTGCTCCCGCAGGAGGTGCGGCGACGGATGATGCCTCGGCTCCCGACGGTGCGGCAGGCGCTTCGATCGTTCCAGGGGGCACGGCGGAACCCGCCTGCTCGGCCTGCACGAGCGGAGGCGACAGCATCACCGTGCCGCAAGCAAGGGCCAGGACGAATGTCGCTCGCCTGAGGCGACGGCCGCTTCCCGTACCCCGTTGCGGCCCGGCCTTGAAGATCGATCGCATCATCGCTTTCCCGTCTCCTCGGAGATCGAAGGCTTCGCGTGCTTTGACGGATAAGAATCGCTAAGTGACAGCGCCCGACTCAAACTTTCTTTCGGCGACCGGATTCAGCGGACGGAAAAAAATTCGATTGTCCCTCTCCGCAGGTAGCGGACGGGCGAGGCGGGCGTCTCAAGAATCCTCTCCGTGGCCTCGGAG from Methylorubrum populi includes these protein-coding regions:
- the exbB gene encoding tonB-system energizer ExbB, producing the protein MGMFLNADPVVKAVMVTLAAASVVTWTILLVKMFSLGLAKRRMRTNLKEIRSAGSLAEAGQRVRRGVGALLLVEAEEELGLSRGLPSEGVKERAAIALNRVEALVGKRMASGTGILATIGSIGPFVGLFGTVWGIMGSFIGIANSNTTNLAVVAPGIAEALLATGIGLVAAIPAVVIYNALTRSITGYRAMTGDAVALIMRHLSRDLDRREFGTYGPKGSIRVAAE
- a CDS encoding energy transducer TonB, yielding MIHPPPEAFVRATERHRAHVESREASSAAQILGWAAAGLLTLGLHLGLYLALTQETEPPPAPVELPAAVMIDMSPEPIVAKSEVDNASEGPPAADAQQAAPEPEEAPPPPPDPEPVVEAPPPPPEVKPQAVLPPKPPKQEVKKPEPKPPEKKVEKKKPEKLVQKKDKPTAASRSGGGPRSDQQTADRTAASSAGAAISQASRATWQNEMRAR
- the exbD gene encoding TonB system transport protein ExbD; this encodes MAVNLGSGDDGDLAETADINITPFIDVILVLLIIFMVAAPLSTVDVPVELPVSSAPQQPRPDKPVFVSVKADLGIALGEDIVARPALGAALDAATKGNKDERIFLRADKGVPYGELMGVMNLLRGAGYLKVGLVGLEDVSGGAQP